The Malassezia vespertilionis chromosome 2, complete sequence genomic sequence TCATCGCCTCCTGGCTCGACTTCACGTCCGCAGCAGGCACCATATGGCCGCGGTCGTACCCAGACCGGAAGTAATCTGCATTTGTGGCGCGGAACTGGGGGGGTATGCGCATGTCTTCGGTGAACACGGAATTGGAGCGGTGCGCGCCATCCGCGCCGGGCTTGCGCGTAATCGATGCGGCCGTGAGGTGCTCTGCGCTCCATAGGGGATGTCGCAGACGGTTGTCGTACGAGTCGACAAACCCTTGCTGCCGTAACACGTTGGTAAGGCTGCCGGGCAGCCCTGTGATTGCCAGGGCATCCGACGTTCCTGGCGTGAGCGCGGGAGGCGCCGAcggagcaggcgcgtctGCAGGTACCACAGAAATCTGCGACTGCTTGCGATTCAAAAGCGTCGCACTATATAGGCCAAGAACAAGACCACCGCCAAAAAGGCCGGCCTGTGTTGCGAGCGACATGCACGTCCTGGCGAAATCCACGCGCGTTGCTGGGCCAAGATCATGTGACAGCCCACGACGCGTCCCTGTCCCTGCGTGTCCAAGCACGAGGATGTCGGTACGggagcagctcgatgcgGTCCAGCAGAAACTAGGCACCATTGGACAGTCTTTCATATCTTCGGCATCATCTATGGGCCATGCGGCTGCGACagcctcgtcgcgcaagcgcgtcaCTTCCAACGAGGCCATTGCGTTGGAAGAGCAGTACAGCGCACATAAGTAGGTCTTGCCTCGCAGCTCACACCAGTTACCACTCATTTCCCGTCGTAGTGGATCGCGCAAAAGGTACGCGCGTATGGGATGCAGAGGGTCGTGAGTACCTTGATTTCCTCTCTGCATACTCTGCGGTGAACCAGGGCCACGGCCATCCTGCGAttgtcggcgcgctcatTGCCCAGTCGCAAAAACTTGCTTTGTCCTCGCGAGCGTTCTACAACTCTGTGTTCGGGCAGTATGCACAAAAGATTACCGAAATGCTCCAGTACGACATGGTGCTTCCTATGAATACCGGCGCAGAAGCAGTCGAGACCGCAATgaagctcgcgcgcaagtggGCCTACCAAAAAAAGGGCGTGCCGCAAGACCGCGCACGTATCTtgggcgcaagcggcaaCTTTCATGGGCGCACACTGGGTGCGATTAGTATGAGCACGGACCCTAGTAGCCGCGACGGATTTGGTCCTTTCGTCGACCGTATCGGCGCAGTACACGGCGACGTGTCCATCCGGTTCAACAATGTAGAGGACCTTGAAAAAGCGCTCCATACATTTGGTAAAGAGACGGCTGCTGTTATGCTTGAACCTATACAGGGCGAGGCCGGTATTGTTGTGCCGGACGACGACTATTTTCGTTGCGTAGCGGGCCTGTGCAAGAAACACAATGTGCTGCTTATCTGCGACGAGATCCAGACGGGGCTCGGTCGCACTGGGAAAATGATGTGCTACATGCACTACGGCATCCGCCCTGACATTGTGACTCTCGGAAAGGCGCTTAGTGGCGGTGTTTATCCCGTAAGTGCCGTTCTCGCGGACAAAGATGTTATGCTTTGCATCGCACCTGGCGAGCATGGCAGCACTTTTGGTGGAAACCCCCTTGCGTGTGCCGTcgccatggccgcgctcgatgtGCTGGTCAACGAGGAGCTCCCAGGACGTGCGGAGCGTATGGGAGAAGTGATGCGTGAGAAGCTTAAGCAGATCAAGAACCCGCTCCTCGCCGAGGTCCGCGGTAAAGGCCTCATGAATGCGATTGTGATTGACGAGTCCAAGAGCAGTAAGAAACGCACCGCGTGGGATCTTTGCCTGCTTCTCAAAAATCACGGCATTCTCGCGAAGCCGACGCACCAAAATATCATCCGCCTTACTCCCCCGCTCGTCATCACCgaggaggagctcgagcgcggtgtACAGGCAATTCGCACGTCCCTCGACCTGCTAGACCAGGTGGAGGACATCccaggcgcggcgtctgcTGAGTAATACACAACGCAGTCCGTGTGCTGGTTTCTCACCACGCGTCGTTCATGGCTGGGGACGACAAAAAAGTAGACTTCGATCCTTCAACAGGGCGCACTGTGTCCCATAAACGTGTAAACCAACCATATCTTACACACCAACGCTGGTTAGCAGCGCAAAGGCGCCTGGAAGCACGGGcaaaggcgcgcgtcgaAGGCCGCAAACTACCGCCTTCGGAGTtcgacgacgaggatgcATCGACGGAGCACCACCAGATATGGGGCAATATGCTGCTTACCTCTTTGTTTTTTGCTTTCATGGCGGTGGTAATTGCGCTGTCCGCGGGTCTATTTGTCCAAGGGGATCCTTTGTGGGGCTACCGCGGCAAATGGACGAATGTACGGACGTACCTGCGTGTGCCGCAACAGGAATTCACCCCCGATACACTTGCCCACTTTGATGGCACGGACCCAAAGCGGCCCATCTTGGTATGTTTGGTAAGGCCGCTAATATACAGATTTCGGTCAAGGGCGCCGTGTTTGACGTGTCCAAAGGGAGGCTCTATTACGGGCCGGGCGGCCCGTATCATGTATTTGCAGGGCGCGATGCATCCCGTGCTTTCGTGACAGGGTGTTTCCAAACGCACAAGACGCACGATACGCGAGGCTTGACCGAGCAGGAGCTCCAGGTGCGTAGCGCGTCATGCAACTGACGATAGTCGCTGGACGGATGGTACAAGTACTATATGAACCACCACACCTACTACCAGGTGGGGCAAGTGAAGCTCCCACCGATCGACCCAGCGTCGGCATTGCCGGAGCCATGCCATAATTTACAAAAGCCAGGAATGTAGATACACAATGTACATCGATTCGTTACACATAGCTACAGTATTGCTAAAGGCGTCAGTACATGAACGGAAAGAAGAGAGAGTGATTCAGCGCAGTGCCCGGAAGTAATTGGGTTTGTCGGGCCTTTTCGCCAGCGGCAGAGCCGTACGCAGACCGTCGTGAAAATACTCATCATACATCGCAGATGAAAAAGACACTTACCAATAGCATTATAATACACTGGTCGTCAGCACTGTCcaagcaaaaaaaaaagcgctCCGGAGCTCATAAAACAGCCTTTAAATTATCCTCACTACGGATACCGGGTTGCGGCCCAGTATCCTCGGACGGTAATTTCCAGCAACCGAATATCGGTTGAAGATAATCATAGCAAGAGCAGGTAGGAGAGAATTGACACTTACAAGAATGGGGCATATGCATGCACATTTCGCACACTGCATGTTAATAAAGTCCAAGAACGGCAAGAGATCAGGCAACAAGGGTTATCGCGAAACGACATAAAGCCACCGCGAGACTCTAGTTTGTATTGTTGACAACATCATGATGCCGCAAAAAAGTAGAAGTACTAACCTCTCGCAGGTGCGGCATTGGCCACaagcgcgcagcttgtggGACAATGCCGTAAAGGAAGAAGAGAAAACTGCGTGCCCGTGCTGGTCATCTATTTTTTCGGCCGAAAGAGGAATCTCTGCTGTCGGCTCTGCTGCATCGTTCTGTCGATCGTCATGGCTGCGGACGAAGTGAAGTCGAAGAAGGTTGACAGTCCCGCAAAGAAGGACAAGAAAGACAAGAAAGACAAGAAGGAAAAGAAGGAAAAGAAGGAAAAAAAGAGCGAGCTGAGCAATGAAGAGATCGCTGATGTTTCGATGGACGTGACCCGGGAAGAAGCAGCAGAGGCAGATGCATACCTGCTGAGCCCAATTGCATCTCCCCTTGCATCTGAGCATTTGGCAAAGAAGGTATTTAAGACCGTCAAGAAGGCGTCCAAATCGCGCGGCCACGtgaagcgcggcgtgaaGGAAGTAGTCAAGGCAATCCGCAAAGGCGAGAAAGGGTACGTTGCGATTTGTGTGTGCTAACCAGCCAGTGTCGTTGTGCTTGCAGGCGATATTTCTCCCATCGATATCATGTCCGCGATTCCAGTGCTGTGCGAGGATACAAAGAACCCCTACGTGTACGTCGCATCGAAAGACCAGCTCGGCAACGCTTCTAGCACCAAGCGCCCGACTAGCTGCGTGATGATTGTTCCTGGAGGTGGCAAGAAGGCGATTGAACGAGGCGAGACCAAGGTCAATGAAAACTACCAGGAGGAATACAGCTACCTGCACAAGGAGGCGTCGCGCCTCGTCGCAGATCTGCTCTTGTCCATCGGCTAATGTAACATAGTGTTTCAGTACGAAGCCTATAGGGTTTCTTTTTGCAATCCAAGCATGGTACGGACTTGGCTGATGGTCGTATGTGCGCGttctcgcgcacgctctgcCCCCCTTTTTTCAATAGTTGCAAGGTACGTTGGGTCCTGCAGCAGGTCATGGTACCGCTCCTGGAtcgggcgcagcgcttcaaTAAGACTCTCACTAAGAATGGCCTTTAGTTTTGCGCCGGATCCGCCCGTGGCTGTGTGAAGCGTTTCGGCAAGTCGTGCGGGATCGGTATCCAGCACTGTAGTGCCGAGCTCCCTGCGCAAAGTCCCGCCATCCAGCGCCGATAGAATATTGATTAGGTTGCTCACGCCCGGTCGCGCCTCTGGATCGTACGATAAAAAGCGGTCCGCATCCGTGACAGCACGCCGCACTTTGGCTTGGATATTTTTGGGCGAGTCGGTGAGAAGGATACGTGAGTTGGCGTCCGGTGCAGATTTGGACATTTTCACCGCGGGGTTCCGCAGCGACAAGATTTTTTTTGAAGGCGTGTGCAGTGTGCTCGGCGTTGGAAAGTAGCGTTTTTTGACCATGCGGTTAAACCCCTCGGCAATATCGCGTGTAAGCTCCAAGTGCTGCGCCTGATCCTCACCGACAGGAACATGCGTGGGGTGGTATAAAAGGATATCTGCCGCCTGCAAAACAGGGTACGCAAACAGTCCTAGCTGCAGTTGCGACGCTTGGACATGGTCCGTGTTGCCGCCGTTGTGCAGGGTCGCGAGCTTCGATTTCCATGTCGTCATCCGCTCGAGCCGGCCAAACGACGTGATACACGCAAAGTACCACATAAGCTCTGCATGCTCGGGCACGGCGTCTTGCTGAAACAAGGTGCACCGCAGCGGATCGACGCCGATGGCCAGCAATGCAGCCATGAGATTCTGGCGGTCCGCAAAAAGTGTTTTGGGATTTTGCGGGACGGTAAGAGCATGTAGCCCAACAATGAAAAAGTAGAGCTCATCCTGCGGCTGGGCTGTGTTTTGCAGCTCAACCCAGCTCTTGAGAGCGCCGAGGTAATTCCCAAGGTGCGGCACGCCCGTGGGCTGAATCCCAGACACAATCACACGCTTCTCTGCCAGAGCGGTGTGCTGCATCCGAAATATGGTTTGGGCACGCCCGTACGTCGACAAGCATTGCACAGaatgcaggcgcgcgcggcgcagcatgtcGGAGAGAAACGTGCCGTGTGGAGGTTCTGGTATCCAGCATTGCTACAAAACGTTTACAGACAATGCCAAGCGGTACATGTACAATTTACGATTTTGAGACGGACGCCTCCTTTGCAGCACTTTTGTCTGCAGGAATCGCCTCTTTCGCCGATGGTGGCAAGTGCGTCGTTTTTGCAGCAcgatcgcgcgcttcttcaAGCGTCTCCGTGTATGTGCTGGGGAACCAGCCGATACGACCGTCACGCGTACGGCCGCGCCACCATTGGCTTTCTTCGCCCGTCTGTGGATTGGTTTTGCTAAGCACGGCAACCACCTCATTCGTTTTCAAACTAagctccagcgcatccgcggcaTTGTAagggaagcgcgcgcggacgAAGGTCAGTTTGCTCGGGTCGATCGGGCCAGAGCCCAGTGCGTTTTGCTGCTGCAAGTCGGTGCCTGTCTCCGCAGCCTGTtgtgcaaggcgcgcacgctctgcTTCCTGGCGTGCGGTAATCATTTTGACCAACTTGCCCATCAGGTACGGCAGCCCTATGACTGCCAAAAAAAAGATGATGAGCGGCCGCTTGTTTGGCCTGGGCCGTCCAGCCACTCCTTTGCGCTGGAAATCGCGGAATTCGCCGGAATCGATGCCGGTGGGAGTACGTCCGGAAAGGCGGAGCACAAGGTTCTTGGCAtagcgcgcaagtgcaaaGATGCTCAGCACTTGGCCGAGATAGTTGCGCAGGTGCGCAAATTGATCTGCAACACCGACCATGGCAAAGAAACTGGAATGGGTCGCCATGAAAGTAGACTCCAGCATCTGAGCAAACCCACCAAACGCCGAAACGATTGAGGATATCAGCTCAAAGGTTGCTTGGGTCCCACTCTCCATGCGCTGGGTGAGGGACATGTCTCCAGGCTGGCCGAATCCGCCCATGCCACCCATGCCACCCATGCCGCCGTAGCCACCCATGCCACCCATGCCGCCGTAGCCACCCATGCCACCCATgccgccgtagccgcccatgccgcccatgccgctcATGCCGCTCATGCCACCAAATCTAGAATATGGTGAGCTATAGCTCGATCCGTAGCCGCCGTAGCCAGAGCCGTAGCCAGAGCCGTAGCCCAAACCATAGCCCGAGCCATAGTTTCCCATACCCCCCATGGAAGATCGGTACGGGTTCATACCTTGCATCGTCAGTTTATTTTCAGTACATACCCATACCCGTATCGCCGGCCGCTgacagcgccgctgggcgtTCTGGGACCGTTGGCACAGCATCAGTTGATGTACCAAACCCTGGTACTTGAGCGGATCCAGCCTCTCCAGCACCAGACTGCTCCCATGGCTTTGGGGGCGCGGGCATCGTTCCAGAGAGTACAACCGGCTAGCGACGCTGTCGGCGCATGGGGATCTGGGCGATTCCGACTGCCACGTGGCTACGTTGCCACCGACGCGTGCAGCCAAGGCTGGGGCCTATGGACGCTATACGTAAAGCACAATCACCTTCCATTTTTTTTACAACCATGCCCATCAAAGCAGAGCAACGACTACAGATTCAATGGACCATAGGTTTACATCAAATGCTTACTTGGAAGCAGCAACCTGGGCCTGGAGGCGAAGGTTCTGTTCAATGCGACCGTGCCTGGGCACAAACTTGAGATGGCAACCATCTTGGATGACAGCGTTGCTGTCACGGGCCTCGAGGTATTGCTGGCGGCTCAAGTTGGTGAAGCCCCACTTCTTGGACACCACAATCTTCTGGCGACCAGCGAACTTGTAGCGCGAACGGCGGAGTGCCTCGACGGCAACGGGGCGGTTAGCGTCCTTCGTACGAACAGACAGCAGCACCTGGCCAATGTTGACGCGAGCAACAAGGCCGTAAGGCTTACCAAAGGCACCACGCATACCCGTCTGCAGACGGTCGGCACCAGCGCACGAAAGCATCTTGTTGATACGGATAACGTGGAAGGGGTGCGCGCGAACGCGGAGATGGAAGGAGTCCTTACCAGTGGTCTTGGTCATGTACTTGTTAGCACAGATACGAGAagcctcgagcgcctcaGAAGTGATCTGTTGGTGCTCGTCACACACAAGGTGGACACAGAAAGGGAAGTCGTCCACAGACGCCCTCTTACGGCCAAGATCAAAGATACGGATCTTGGGGTCCGGTACACCACGGTTGTACCGCGACTTTGGCTGTATTGTGTTAGTATTCTGTACGCGAGGCGGGCGCTCAACATACGTAAGGCTTGTTCTTGCAGTAGCGATAGCAGCGTGCTGATGTTAGTTTTTGCAGTTTGGTTTCAACGTACCAGGTCGGCGTCCCATTTTTACTGAAAGAACAAGGTGGTTAGATAAGAACAAGAGTGTGGCAACGAGCCGTACGTACACCGTCCGTCTGAAAGGGTAAAGGAGAAGCGCTCGCAGCGGCGTTAGGCGTACGCCCGTTCTGCACGCTTTTTACAGTTATAGCACGTGATATTATTAACCATTACTAAAACTACTCCACACGCTCGGACCCtgccgtgcgtgcggccCAGCGCTGGGCATTGTGTCGTGCTGGACGCTTGTGCATTGTGCAGTACGACGCACAGCGGGCGTATGAGGCGGTAATGACGTCTCCGACAGAAAGCTCGCATTTACGCGGCGATAGTGCTGGCCATGCGGCGGCAGAGGCACCTTCTTTTGAGGGGTACGACGCCGCGAATGCACAAGCCACGGCGCCGTTTTTGTCAAATGTGGAAAGCCACGTAGGCAGAATCACGCTGACCGCGCCCGATAATATACGAAGAAGCAGGCAGCGCGAtaagcgcgccgcaactACGCGCTTTTCCCGACTTGTCATCACAaggccggcgcgcgcaagcacgtcgaATTTGCGCTCTGCACAAACCgaacgcggcgcgcggcaaggagACCCTTTGGCACAGCCGCGGCcccgcacgacgcgcctgcGTGCACAATCGACTGGgagcagcgatgcgcggcgcaataCGCCAAACCAAGTGCAGTCGTGGACACGGCGGCTGAGCGTGTGGGACGACGTGAACACGTTGCTGGAAATGTCCCATCCCGATGCCGtggacgcgccgccgccgtttGCAGTACAGCATGCAGCACCC encodes the following:
- the NHP2 gene encoding snoRNA-binding protein (COG:A; EggNog:ENOG503NZ5F); protein product: MAADEVKSKKVDSPAKKDKKDKKDKKEKKEKKEKKSELSNEEIADVSMDVTREEAAEADAYLLSPIASPLASEHLAKKVFKTVKKASKSRGHVKRGVKEVVKAIRKGEKGVVVLAGDISPIDIMSAIPVLCEDTKNPYVYVASKDQLGNASSTKRPTSCVMIVPGGGKKAIERGETKVNENYQEEYSYLHKEASRLVADLLLSIG
- the CAR2 gene encoding ornithine aminotransferase (EggNog:ENOG503NUZV; COG:E), which translates into the protein MGHAAATASSRKRVTSNEAIALEEQYSAHNYHSFPVVVDRAKGTRVWDAEGREYLDFLSAYSAVNQGHGHPAIVGALIAQSQKLALSSRAFYNSVFGQYAQKITEMLQYDMVLPMNTGAEAVETAMKLARKWAYQKKGVPQDRARILGASGNFHGRTLGAISMSTDPSSRDGFGPFVDRIGAVHGDVSIRFNNVEDLEKALHTFGKETAAVMLEPIQGEAGIVVPDDDYFRCVAGLCKKHNVLLICDEIQTGLGRTGKMMCYMHYGIRPDIVTLGKALSGGVYPVSAVLADKDVMLCIAPGEHGSTFGGNPLACAVAMAALDVLVNEELPGRAERMGEVMREKLKQIKNPLLAEVRGKGLMNAIVIDESKSSKKRTAWDLCLLLKNHGILAKPTHQNIIRLTPPLVITEEELERGVQAIRTSLDLLDQVEDIPGAASAE
- a CDS encoding uncharacterized protein (EggNog:ENOG503P3QW; COG:S; TransMembrane:1 (o74-96i)); its protein translation is MAGDDKKVDFDPSTGRTVSHKRVNQPYLTHQRWLAAQRRLEARAKARVEGRKLPPSEFDDEDASTEHHQIWGNMLLTSLFFAFMAVVIALSAGLFVQGDPLWGYRGKWTNVRTYLRVPQQEFTPDTLAHFDGTDPKRPILISVKGAVFDVSKGRLYYGPGGPYHVFAGRDASRAFVTGCFQTHKTHDTRGLTEQELQSLDGWYKYYMNHHTYYQVGQVKLPPIDPASALPEPCHNLQKPGM
- the MSW1 gene encoding tryptophan--tRNA ligase (EggNog:ENOG503NUPK; COG:J), giving the protein MLRRARLHSVQCLSTYGRAQTIFRMQHTALAEKRVIVSGIQPTGVPHLGNYLGALKSWVELQNTAQPQDELYFFIVGLHALTVPQNPKTLFADRQNLMAALLAIGVDPLRCTLFQQDAVPEHAELMWYFACITSFGRLERMTTWKSKLATLHNGGNTDHVQASQLQLGLFAYPVLQAADILLYHPTHVPVGEDQAQHLELTRDIAEGFNRMVKKRYFPTPSTLHTPSKKILSLRNPAVKMSKSAPDANSRILLTDSPKNIQAKVRRAVTDADRFLSYDPEARPGVSNLINILSALDGGTLRRELGTTVLDTDPARLAETLHTATGGSGAKLKAILSESLIEALRPIQERYHDLLQDPTYLATIEKRGAERARERAHTTISQVRTMLGLQKETL
- the PEX13 gene encoding Peroxisomal membrane protein PAS20 (COG:U; EggNog:ENOG503NVUD; TransMembrane:1 (i209-227o)) is translated as MQGMNPYRSSMGGMGNYGSGYGLGYGSGYGSGYGGYGSSYSSPYSRFGGMSGMSGMGGMGGYGGMGGMGGYGGMGGMGGYGGMGGMGGMGGFGQPGDMSLTQRMESGTQATFELISSIVSAFGGFAQMLESTFMATHSSFFAMVGVADQFAHLRNYLGQVLSIFALARYAKNLVLRLSGRTPTGIDSGEFRDFQRKGVAGRPRPNKRPLIIFFLAVIGLPYLMGKLVKMITARQEAERARLAQQAAETGTDLQQQNALGSGPIDPSKLTFVRARFPYNAADALELSLKTNEVVAVLSKTNPQTGEESQWWRGRTRDGRIGWFPSTYTETLEEARDRAAKTTHLPPSAKEAIPADKSAAKEASVSKS